A region from the Brassica napus cultivar Da-Ae chromosome C8, Da-Ae, whole genome shotgun sequence genome encodes:
- the LOC106368047 gene encoding uncharacterized protein LOC106368047, whose amino-acid sequence MDRVQLEMEGNQLQARAIGTYDQPHIHGNKMGIRARAVENNNFEIKSSLINMIENNKYHGLSLEDPLDHLDKFVKYCGLSKTNSIPEDAFKLRLFPFSLGDKAHTWEKNIPSFGEEYKRFRGYLNQYPHHGFTKESLLNTFYRDVLPKYRSRLDTGSNGIFLGRNKVDAEELVENMVHSDSVYSDEHDRSNIGSGGDDQNTRRELKALQYKMDLLLSERAKQEKLNFVGEQIQEETVVVHEVDGLEGQEELCFVNANGTCLPMTSISKRPMGSLPEKLEQHPKEYCNAILSTTSEMDLSDHRKEAEAQIVEKVGQRVEAKIVTRAEHKAEKLVIENVVKKLKEVKLEETHEVEQSPYDRLPFPQRLLTKAQKKVISKFRKDMGVVGVKLPQITNMHDAHVQMMLIKDILAHKEEVGELLDISTMQLDPPVTPKSLPKLETQGKFTLSCSLGKFTLDDALSLGIENMEPNTSLLMFGDSSSATPIGFIKNFPLKIGACTIPIDLTVLKMANRKRVQLILGTQFLTTVRACIDFDNKKVTLLNVNKVVSYPIKSLLINVEFCGTITCGELQHEKIKDEVMASEKKNS is encoded by the exons ATGGACAGAGTGCAGCTTGAGATGGAGGGGAATCAGCTCCAAGCTAGAGCTATTGGCACCTATGATCAGCCTCATATCCATGGGAATAAGATGGGCATTAGAGCACGAgctgtggagaacaacaactttgagatcaaatccaGCTTGATCAACATgatagagaacaacaagtacCATGGTCTTTCTTTGGAGGATCCACTTGATCATTTGGACAAATTTGTCAagtattgtggtttgtccaagACCAATAGTATCCCTGAAGATGCTTTCAAGCTGAGATTGTTTCCATTCTCCTTAGGAGACAAAGCTCACACATGGGAGAAGAACATCCCAa GTTTTGGAGAAGAATACAAGAGGTTCAGAGGCTACTTAAACCAATACCCACAccatggcttcaccaaagaGAGCTTGCTTAATACTTTCTACAGAGATGTCTTGCCTAAGTATAGAAGCCGGCTTGATACTGGTAGCAATGGTATCTTCTTGGGGAGAAATAAAGTAGATGCTGAGGAGCTTGTAGAGAACATGGTTCATAGTGATTCAGTCTACAGTGATGAGCATGATAGGAGCAACATAGGCAGTGGAGGAGATGATCAAAACACAAGGAGAGAGTTGAAGGCTCTACAATATAAGATGGATTTGCTTCTTTCAGAAAGAGCCAAACAAGAGAAATTGAACTTTGTTGGTGAACAGATTCAAGAGGAGACAGTTGTGGTTCATGAAGTTGATGGTCTAGAAGGTCAAGAAGAGCTATGTTTCGTGAATGCTAATGGGACATG TTTGCCTATGACTTCAATCTCCAAGCGCCCAATGGGATCTCTACCAGAGAAATTAGAGCAACACCCTAAAGAGTATTGCAATGCTATCCTCTCTACTACTTCTGAGATGGATTTGAGTGATCATAGGAAAGAA GCTGAAGCACAGATTGTGGAGAAGGTTGGACAGAGGGTTGAAGCAAAGATTGTGACGAGAGctgagcacaaggctgagaaactAGTTATTGAGAATGTTgtcaagaagttgaaggaggTTAAGCTGGAAGAAACCCATGAGGTTGAGCAATCACCCTATGATAGGCTCCCATTTCCACAAAGGCTTCTCACAAAGGCTCAAAAGAAAGTGATCTCCAAGTTTAGAAAAGACATGGGTGTTGTAGGAGTCAAGCTTCCACAGATAACGAATATGCATGATGCTCATGTCCAAATGATGCTCATCAAAGACATTCTAGCTCACAAAGAAGAAGTAGGAGAGCTCCTAGACATCTCTACTATGCAGCTTGATCCACCAGTCACACCAAAGTCCCTTCCCAAACTTGAAACCCAAGGGAAgttcaccttgtcttgctcccttgGTAAGTTTACacttgatgatgctctt agtcttGGGATTGAGAACATGGAGCCAAACACATCCTTACTAATGTTTGGAGACTCCTCTTCTGCAACCCCAATTGGTTTCATCAAGAACTTTCCTTTGAAGATTGGAGCTTGCACCATTCCTATTGACCTCACTGTTTTGAAGATGGCAAATAGGAAGAGAGTCCAATTGATCCTTGGAACACAATTTCTCACAACAGTAAGAGCTTGCATTGACTTTGacaacaagaaggtcacactTCTAAATGTGAACAAAGTTGTCTCTTACCCAATCAAGTCTCTTTTGATAAATGTTGAGTTTTGTGGAACCATCACTTGTGGAGAACTTCAACATGAGAAGATCAAAGATGAAGTGATGgctagtgaaaaaaaaaattcttga
- the LOC106418751 gene encoding tRNA pseudouridine synthase A isoform X1, which translates to MASRVYAHYHHGDACSKARWNTRETFRFMYDRPWQHVLDFYSNAVAGKLSVLNLFEPKKILAHDDEEREGMPLQTELETCGRKDGRTGRWERVNFKILLSYNGASFDGWQKQPDLYTVQSVVEKSLGAFVDEKKAQLLKKKCKPLEGRVLVAGRTDKGVSALNQVCSFYTWRKDIEPIDIKDAINKDASGKLRVVSVSKVSREFHPNFSAKWRRYLYIFPLDHACGSGQDRENLIFFDENHGKQRNGLLSEENTEGVGEEDDELETEEVNGGKPSDFSVSKVDQLLQQLQGKLLSYKMFARDLKAARNEGPPTECFMYHARAAEIRLSSPEYVEGRRVMCVELVANRFLRKMVRVLVATSIREAAAGAENDALLKLVEASCRRATAPPAPSEGLCLFDVGYVDFDPHSSLIS; encoded by the exons ATGGCGAGCAGGGTCTACGCTCATTACCACCACGGAGATGCCTGCAGCAAAGCTCGCTGGAACACCAG AGAGACATTCCGGTTTATGTATGATAGGCCATGGCAACATGTTCTTGATTTCTACTCAAATGCAGTGGCGGGAAAGCTTTCAGTTCTGAACTTGTTTGAGCCCAAA AAGATTTTGGCTCATGATGATGAGGAAAGAGAAGGGATGCCTCTTCAAACTGAGTTGGAGACTTGCGGTAGAAAAGATGGGAGGACGGGGAGGTGGGAAAGAGTAAACTTCAAGATACTTCTTTCATACAATGGAGCTTCCTTTGATGGATGGCAGAAACAGCCTGACTTGTACACTGTTCAGAG TGTAGTAGAGAAGTCTCTGGGGGCATTTGTGGATGAAAAGAAAGCCCAACTTCTGAAGAAAAAATGTAAACCATTAGAAGGACGTGTCCTTGTCGCGGGAAGAACCGACAAAGGAGTGTCTGCTCTTAATCAAGTTTGTTCTTTCT ATACCTGGAGAAAAGACATTGAACCTATTGATATAAAAGATGCTATCAATAAAGATGCTTCCGGGAAACTTAGGGTTGTGTCAGTCTCTAAG GTTTCCCGAGAATTTCATCCGAATTTTTCTGCAAAATGGAGGcgctatttgtatatatttcccTTGGATCATGCGTGCGGGAGTGGCCAAGATCGTGAGAACTTAATCTTTTTTGATGAGAACCATGGAAAGCAAAGAAATGGGCTCTTAAGTGAAGAGAATACTGAAGGAGTAGGCGAGGAGGACGATGAGCTTGAAACAGAAGAGGTGAATGGAGGAAAACCAAGTGACTTTAGTGTAAGCAAGGTTGATCAACTTTTACAGCAGCTTCAAGGAAAACTATTATCCTACAAGATGTTTGCTCGTGATCTAAAAGCTGCAAGAAACGA AGGTCCACCTACAGAATGCTTCATGTACCATGCACGGGCAGCCGAGATTAGATTGTCCTCTCCT GAGTATGTGGAAGGAAGAAGAGTGATGTGCGTTGAGCTTGTCGCTAACCGATTTCTCCGGAAG ATGGTTCGAGTTCTTGTAGCAACATCAATCCGAGAAGCTGCTGCTGGCGCGGAAAATGATGCATTGTTAAAACTTGTAGAAGCTTCATGCAGACGAGCCACAGCTCCTCCGGCTCCATCTGAAGGTCTCTGTCTCTTCGATGTTGGTTATGTTGACTTTGACCCTCATTCTTCTCTCATTTCTTGA
- the LOC106418751 gene encoding tRNA pseudouridine synthase A isoform X2, with protein MASRVYAHYHHGDACSKARWNTRETFRFMYDRPWQHVLDFYSNAVAGKLSVLNLFEPKILAHDDEEREGMPLQTELETCGRKDGRTGRWERVNFKILLSYNGASFDGWQKQPDLYTVQSVVEKSLGAFVDEKKAQLLKKKCKPLEGRVLVAGRTDKGVSALNQVCSFYTWRKDIEPIDIKDAINKDASGKLRVVSVSKVSREFHPNFSAKWRRYLYIFPLDHACGSGQDRENLIFFDENHGKQRNGLLSEENTEGVGEEDDELETEEVNGGKPSDFSVSKVDQLLQQLQGKLLSYKMFARDLKAARNEGPPTECFMYHARAAEIRLSSPEYVEGRRVMCVELVANRFLRKMVRVLVATSIREAAAGAENDALLKLVEASCRRATAPPAPSEGLCLFDVGYVDFDPHSSLIS; from the exons ATGGCGAGCAGGGTCTACGCTCATTACCACCACGGAGATGCCTGCAGCAAAGCTCGCTGGAACACCAG AGAGACATTCCGGTTTATGTATGATAGGCCATGGCAACATGTTCTTGATTTCTACTCAAATGCAGTGGCGGGAAAGCTTTCAGTTCTGAACTTGTTTGAGCCCAAA ATTTTGGCTCATGATGATGAGGAAAGAGAAGGGATGCCTCTTCAAACTGAGTTGGAGACTTGCGGTAGAAAAGATGGGAGGACGGGGAGGTGGGAAAGAGTAAACTTCAAGATACTTCTTTCATACAATGGAGCTTCCTTTGATGGATGGCAGAAACAGCCTGACTTGTACACTGTTCAGAG TGTAGTAGAGAAGTCTCTGGGGGCATTTGTGGATGAAAAGAAAGCCCAACTTCTGAAGAAAAAATGTAAACCATTAGAAGGACGTGTCCTTGTCGCGGGAAGAACCGACAAAGGAGTGTCTGCTCTTAATCAAGTTTGTTCTTTCT ATACCTGGAGAAAAGACATTGAACCTATTGATATAAAAGATGCTATCAATAAAGATGCTTCCGGGAAACTTAGGGTTGTGTCAGTCTCTAAG GTTTCCCGAGAATTTCATCCGAATTTTTCTGCAAAATGGAGGcgctatttgtatatatttcccTTGGATCATGCGTGCGGGAGTGGCCAAGATCGTGAGAACTTAATCTTTTTTGATGAGAACCATGGAAAGCAAAGAAATGGGCTCTTAAGTGAAGAGAATACTGAAGGAGTAGGCGAGGAGGACGATGAGCTTGAAACAGAAGAGGTGAATGGAGGAAAACCAAGTGACTTTAGTGTAAGCAAGGTTGATCAACTTTTACAGCAGCTTCAAGGAAAACTATTATCCTACAAGATGTTTGCTCGTGATCTAAAAGCTGCAAGAAACGA AGGTCCACCTACAGAATGCTTCATGTACCATGCACGGGCAGCCGAGATTAGATTGTCCTCTCCT GAGTATGTGGAAGGAAGAAGAGTGATGTGCGTTGAGCTTGTCGCTAACCGATTTCTCCGGAAG ATGGTTCGAGTTCTTGTAGCAACATCAATCCGAGAAGCTGCTGCTGGCGCGGAAAATGATGCATTGTTAAAACTTGTAGAAGCTTCATGCAGACGAGCCACAGCTCCTCCGGCTCCATCTGAAGGTCTCTGTCTCTTCGATGTTGGTTATGTTGACTTTGACCCTCATTCTTCTCTCATTTCTTGA
- the LOC106349869 gene encoding pollen receptor-like kinase 1, producing the protein MQSLLFTIHFVSQLCLPTQAVTLSSSSRGYAPLMQVRSFYAMMVPVVSFLLLFLLSTPIHGLSDSEAILRFKKSLVVGQPNALASWDDKTPPCTWDGVLCNRGSVWGLQMENLELSGSIDIDALAGLTSLRTLSFMNNKFGGPLPEFKKLSALKSLYLSNNQFEGEIPMNAFEGMGWLKKIYLAQNKFTGEIPISLATLPKLLELRVDGNQFTGKIPEFEHKLHMLNLSNNAFIGHIPESLTMMDPKVFQGNKGLCGKPLETVCDTPINELPPQLEAPPKPSSSRTPLVIMAVVTALTVVIIIGVIILVNRKIKNKQPPLGLETKPSSLQKKTGIREADQSRRDRQQSSHGNGSRRGKKMDTAGGGVENTKLSFLREDRERFELQDLLKASAEILGSGCFGASYKAVLSSGVSMVVKRFKQMNNEGREEFQENMNRLGRLRHNNLLPIVAYYYRKEEKLLVCDFAERGSLAVNLHGNQSLGKPSLDWPTRLKIVKGVARGLLYLHQDLPGLMAPHGHLKSSNVLLTKNFEPLLTDYGLIPMIDQVKAQEHMVAYKSPEYLQHRRVTKKTDVWGLGILILEILTGKFPANNLQNGNKSEEDLVSWVNLGFQGVWAQRLFDKEMGKTSHCEGQIVSLLKIGLSCCEPDVEKRLEIGVAVEKIEELKEQQGDSEDFHSTYVSETDGRSSKGASTESINV; encoded by the exons ATGCAAAGCCTTCTCTTTACCATTCATTTCGTCTCTCAGCTGTGTCTTCCAACTCAAGCTGTAACATTGTCTTCCTCCTCAAGAGGGTACGCGCCTCTAATGCAGGTGCGTTCCTTCTACGCCATGATGGTACCAGTAGTGTCTTTCCTCTTACTTTTCCTCCTATCCACACCCATCCATGGTCTTTCGGATTCCGAAGCTATCCTCAGGTTTAAGAAATCTTTAGTTGTTGGCCAGCCAAATGCATTGGCCTCATGGGATGATAAAACTCCTCCCTGCACTTGGGATGGTGTCCTGTGCAACAGAGGCTCTGTCTGGGGACTGCAAATGGAGAATTTGGAGCTTTCCGGTTCTATAGACATTGATGCATTGGCCGGTTTGACATCGTTGAGGACTTTAAGCTTCATGAACAACAAGTTTGGAGGACCACTCCCAGAGTTCAAGAAACTCTCTGCTCTCAAGTCGCTTTATCTGTCCAACAATCAATTCGAAGGAGAGATACCAATGAATGCTTTTGAAGGTATGGGGTGGCTGAAGAAGATCTATTTGGCCCAAAACAAGTTTACCGGTGAAATTCCAATATCCCTGGCCACACTGCCAAAGCTTTTAGAACTGAGAGTTGATGGGAACCAATTCACAGGAAAAATACCAGAGTTTGAACACAAGCTCCACATGTTAAACCTTTCAAACAATGCATTTATAGGTCATATCCCTGAGAGTCTCACCATGATGGATCCAAAGGTGTTCCAAGGTAACAAAGGCTTATGTGGAAAACCTCTGGAAACAGTATGTGATACACCTATCAATGAACTTCCTCCACAGCTTGAGGCACCACCAAAACCATCATCATCAAGGACACCTCTCGTCATAATGGCAGTGGTCACGGCGCTGACGGTAGTAATAATCATTGGCGTCATCATCTTGGTTAACCGGAAAATTAAGAATAAACAACCACCTTTGGGTTTGGAAACTAAACCGTCAAGTCTACAGAAGAAAACCGGGATCAGAGAAGCAGACCAAAGCCGTAGAGATAGACAACAATCTAGCCATGGAAATGGCTCGCGCCGAGGTAAGAAGATGGATACAGCAGGTGGAGGAGTGGAGAACACAAAGCTTTCATTCTTGAGGGAAGATAGGGAAAGATTTGAGCTCCAAGATTTGTTGAAGGCTTCGGCGGAGATACTTGGAAGTGGATGTTTTGGGGCATCCTATAAAGCAGTGCTATCAAGTGGAGTATCGATGGTTGTGAAGAGGTTCAAGCAGATGAATAATGAAGGGAGGGAAGAGTTTCAAGAGAACATGAATAGACTTGGGAGGTTAAGACATAATAATCTGCTTCCCATTGTTGCTTATTACTACAGAAAAGAGGAAAAGCTATTGGTATGTGATTTTGCTGAGAGAGGAAGCTTGGCTGTTAATCTTCATG GTAATCAATCGTTAGGAAAACCAAGTTTGGATTGGCCAACAAGATTGAAAATTGTGAAAGGAGTGGCGAGGGGACTGTTATATCTCCACCAAGATCTACCTGGCCTAATGGCTCCACATGGTCATCTCAAATCCTCCAACGTTCTCCTCACCAAAAACTTTGAACCTCTTCTCACAGACTACGGCTTAATCCCTATGATCGATCAAGTGAAGGCACAGGAACACATGGTGGCCTATAAATCCCCAGAGTATTTGCAACACCGACGTGTCACCAAGAAAACTGATGTATGGGGGCTTGGCATACTCATTTTGGAGATCCTAACCGGAAAATTCCCAGCCAATAACTTGCAAAATGGTAACAAGAGTGAGGAGGATTTAGTGAGTTGGGTGAACTTGGGTTTCCAAGGGGTATGGGCGCAGCGTTTGTTTGATAAGGAGATGGGCAAGACAAGCCATTGTGAAGGACAGATTGTCAGTCTCTTGAAAATCGGTCTGAGCTGTTGTGAACCGGACGTGGAGAAAAGGTTGGAGATCGGAGTGGCTGTGGAGAAGATTGAGGAGTTGAAAGAGCAACAAGGGGATAGCGAAGACTTCCACTCAACGTATGTGAGTGAAACTGATGGAAGGTCATCTAAAGGAGCGTCAACCGAGAGCATCAACGTGTAG
- the LOC106368057 gene encoding U-box domain-containing protein 35-like, which yields MHSLTLCIFDHIEREICWAVFAKISIYKHSCNLYINTSSICLLHKPTIHTREVKKKMMKSGEKREEIITLAIDRDKESQNALKWTVDNLVSKGQTLTLLHVKLKQFPSLPYSGSYPNRSGDDGTELFLPFRCYCARKDVLCQDVIVEDISAAKGILDYVQKNAIETLVLGASKMNLLRFKAADVSNTVMKRAPSFCTVYAISKGKISSMKSATSSLPNSTMRSNMNVERRQHTMHRMHDEIQIEIKRGYEGRYQPSMTDSDISFVSSGRPSVDLMFPSFGDHVDVPRLSVNSDYEENRISFATSSSSSDKQSIDLGSSYTAFSSSSGRPSCSLSTQDEIEAEMRRLKMELKHTMDMYNSACKEAISAKKAAIELYKWKADKERKLEEVRLSKEEAMAMAESEKEKSRAAIETAVAAHRIAELEAQKTKHIIEENNKSVVKTTDLRYRKYIIEEIEEATEDFSPSRKIGEGGYGPVYKGALDFTQVAIKVLRPDAAQGRSQFQQEVEVLTSMRHTNMVLLLGACPEYGCLVYEYMANGSLDDCLFRRGNSPALSWQLRFRIAAEIATGLHFLHQMKPEPLVHRDLKPGNILLDQHYVSKISDVGLARLVPPSVADTATQYRMTSTAGTFCYIDPEYQKTGMLGTKSDIYSFGIMLLQILTAKPPMGLTYHVERAIENGTFAEMLDPSVADWPLEEALVAAKLAVQCAELRRKDRPDLGNVVLPELNRLRTLAEESMLPTNIGGSKRPTRNRNNNIYIQSPLSTTSLHV from the exons ATGCACTCACTCACTCTTTGTATATTTGATCACATAGAAAGAGAGATTTGTTGGGCTGTATTTGCTAAAATTAGCATATACAAACATAGTTgcaatttatatataaacacatCAAGTATCTGTTTGTTGCATAAACCAACCATACACACAAGggaagtgaaaaaaaaaatgatgaaaagcggcgagaaaagagaagaaatcATTACATTGGCCATCGACAGAGACAAAGAGAGTCAGAACGCATTGAAATGGACAGTAGACAACCTCGTTAGCAAAGGCCAGACTCTTACTCTTCTTCACGTCAAACTCAAACAGTTCCCTTCTCTTCCCTATTCAG GGTCTTACCCGAATAGGTCAGGCGATGACGGGACAGAATTGTTTCTTCCATTCCGCTGCTATTGTGCTAGAAAAGAC GTCCTCTGCCAAGACGTGATTGTGGAGGACATAAGTGCGGCTAAAGGAATACTTGATTATGTTCAAAAGAATGCAATCGAGACTCTAGTACTCGGTGCATCAAAAATGAATCTCTTAAGGTTCAAAGCAGCGGATGTTTCAAACACCGTCATGAAAAGGGCACCGAGTTTCTGTACAGTATATGCAATCTCTAAAGGAAAAATCTCCTCCATGAAGTCTGCAACATCTTCACTTCCCAACTCCACTATGCGGAGCAATATGAATG TTGAAAGGAGGCAACATACAATGCATAGAATGCATGACGAGATCCAGATCGAGATCAA AAGAGGATACGAAGGCAGATACCAGCCCTCAATGACAGACTCTGACATATCATTTGTGAGTAGTGGAAGACCAAGCGTGGATCTTATGTTCCCTTCCTTTGGTGACCATGTTGATGTTCCCCGCCTCTCAGTCAACTCTGATTATGAAGAAAATCGTATTAGTTTTGCGACCTCATCATCCTCTTCGGATAAGCAGTCCATCGATCTTGGCTCTTCATATACAGCCTTCTCTTCAAGCTCCGGGAGACCTTCGTGTTCCCTATCTACCCAA GATGAGATTGAAGCCGAGATGAGAAGGCTGAAAATGGAGCTAAAGCATACAATGGACATGTATAACAGTGCATGCAAGGAAGCAATCTCTGCTAAGAAGGCG GCTATTGAGTTATACAAGTGGAAAGCAGATAAGGAACGTAAACTCGAAGAGGTAAGACTTTCGAAGGAAGAAGCAATGGCAATGGCTGAGAGTGAGAAAGAAAAGAGCAGAGCAGCCATTGAAACTGCAGTAGCAGCTCACAGAATAGCAGAACTTGAAGCTCAAAAGACAAAGCATATTATTGAGGAAAATAACAAGTCTGTAGTGAAAACAACTGATTTGAGGtacagaaaatatataattgaggAGATTGAAGAAGCCACTGAAGATTTCTCACCGAGTCGAAAGATTGGAGAAGGAGGCTATGGTCCTGTTTACAAGGGAGCACTGGATTTTACTCAAGTGGCGATAAAAGTACTAAGACCAGACGCAGCACAGGGAAGGTCTCAGTTCCAGCAAGAGGTTGAAGTGTTAACCTCTATGAGACATACAAACATGGTTCTCCTACTTGGAGCCTGTCCGGAATACGGATGTTTAGTCTATGAATACATGGCAAACGGTAGCTTAGACGACTGTCTTTTCAGACGAGGAAACTCTCCAGCCCTTTCTTGGCAGCTAAGATTTCGCATAGCAGCTGAAATCGCAACCGGTCTTCATTTCCTCCACCAGATGAAACCGGAGCCTCTGGTTCACCGTGACCTTAAACCAGGAAACATTTTGCTTGACCAGCATTACGTCAGCAAGATCTCTGATGTTGGCTTGGCCAGGCTAGTCCCTCCATCGGTTGCTGACACTGCAACTCAATATAGAATGACGTCAACAGCTGGAACATTCTGTTACATTGATCCAGAATACCAGAAGACCGGCATGTTGGGGACTAAATCAGACATTTACTCGTTTGGGATTATGCTTTTGCAAATACTTACAGCTAAGCCACCAATGGGTTTGACTTATCACGTCGAGAGAGCAATCGAAAACGGAACTTTCGCTGAGATGTTAGACCCTTCTGTTGCTGACTGGCCACTCGAAGAGGCCTTGGTTGCCGCCAAACTTGCTGTACAGTGTGCTGAATTAAGACGCAAAGACAGACCTGACTTGGGGAATGTTGTTTTGCCTGAGCTTAACAGGCTCAGGACACTAGCCGAAGAAAGCATGCTGCCCACTAACATTGGCGGGAGCAAAAGACCTACTAGGAACCGGAATAATAATATCTACATCCAAAGTCCATTGTCCACGACTTCACTACATGTATGA